In the genome of Candidatus Hydrogenedentota bacterium, the window CGGACTTCCACAAAAACTCGCGCCGGGAAAGCGGGCGCCGGGGCTGGTGTTTTGGGTCGTATTTCATGGGATGTTAACTCCCTTTTGATGGAGTCAGAGAATATGTTCACCACGAAGGGCACGAAGAACACGAAGATTGGAAGATTATTGAAGTCTACGATTTTCGGTTATCAAAGATGGCTATCAGGCGAAATCTGGAACCAAAGACAAATACTACAATACCATGCGCTTAATGCCATCTTTCAAGCGGATTTCGTTGAAATTCATTAGCAGTCCTACCGGCTTTTTCGCGAGCCGCATATAGGTCAACAACTGGGCTTCGTGAATTGGGAGTAATTCAGAGACACTCTTCAACTCTACCACCAGCGTATCGTCTACCAGGATGTCGATCCGGTAGCCGCATTCCACCTCGATTCCCTTGTAATAGACCGTCACGGGGTCTTCGATGCGATGCGGGATGCCCTGCAAACTCAGCTCATGCGAAAAGCAGAACTTGTACGTTGATTCCAGCAGCCCGGGTCCAAGTTCCTTGTGGACCTCGATTCCGCAACCAATCACGCGACTCGAAAGTTGATCAAATTCCATTGTGCTCCCTTTCAATGGGTTCTTCCGGGTGTTTGTGCGGCTTTCTGCGCCATACTCAATAACAAGAACGTAAACTGCGTGATGGGGAAAGTAAGGTAAACGGTTACCTCATACGATTGCCGACACCCGAAGTTATGACCTTACCCCATAATCGCAAGTATCGATCTATTCAATTCTTCCGAGACAGAAATGCAACCCACAGGCCCAACTTGCCATCTGATATTCAAGGTTTCTACTTCATTCTTCTCCATTCTTCTCTTCTTCGTGTCCTTCGTGCCCTTCGTGGTGAAATATCTTCCTCCCTCAATCCACAAACATAAACTCATTGCTGTTCAAGATCACCCGGCACGCCGCCGCCAGGCCGTGTTCCTCCGCGTAGGGCGAGAGCACTTCCAGTTCGCTGTCCGACGGCGCCCGGTTCAGCGCCAGCTGGAAGGCCCGGCCAAGCTGCGCGGGCACGGTGTCCGCGTCCGCCGCGAGCCGGTCCGCGAAGATCGCCGCCTGCCGCACGATCGCGGCGTTGTTCAGCAGCGCCAGCGCCTGGATGGCCGTCAGCGTCTCGTTGCGCACCGGCACGCTTTGCGACGGGTCCGCGCAGTCCATGCTCGTCATGAAGGGGTCGGGCACGCTCCGCACCACGAAGCGGTAGATCGATCGCCGGTAGCCCGCCGGGTCCGCCGGGTCGTATTCGGCATACTTGTAGCGCGGCGAGTGATCGTCCTCGAACACGAAGAAATCCACGCCCGGGCCGCCCATGGTGAGGTCCAGCGCGCCGCTCGCGGCGAGGATGGCGTCGCGCAGGGCCTCCGCCTCCAGCTGCCGCCGGTTCATCCGCCACAGGTATTGGTTGCTCCCGTCGATGGTCGCAAAGGCGGGATTGTGCCCGGAGGTCTGGCGATACGTCGCGCTCGTCACGATTTCCCGGTGCAGCCACTTCAGCGACTGCCCATTTTCCAGAAAGCCGCGCGCCAGCCAGTCCAGCAGTTCCGGGTGGGTCGGCGGCGCGCCCATCCGCCCGAAGTCGTTCGGCGTGGCCACGATGCCCTGGCCGAAATGGTAGTGCCACACGCGGTTGACGATGGACCGCCAGGTCAGCGCGTTCTCCTCGCGCGTGAGCCACTTCGCCAGCGCCGCGCGGCGTTCGGATTCATCGTGGCCCTCGGGCAGTTCGAAGCGGCTCTCCAGGCCCGGCAGACACCCCACCGCGCCGGGACCCACCAGCGGGCCCGGCGTCTTCTCGCTCCCGCGCAGGAGCAGGTGAATGTCGCGCATGCCGTCCGGCGCTGTGAAGTTGCCCTGGCGCGGGAAGCGGTTCGCCGCCGCGTACACCCGCCGCGGCTCCGGGAGCGCGTCCCATGCCGCGTTCACCTCCGCCAGCGCCGTCCGATTTTCCAGATACGCCGCGCGATCGCCCTCCGGAAGCATCGCAAGCCGCAGCGCCTCGCTTTCTTCGCGCAGCGCGGCCGCCGCGCGCTCCAGCCCGGCGATGGCGTCCCCGCGCGGGTCGCCCTCGGTTAGTTCCCCGATGCGCCGGTGGCTGTCGTAGCCGTCCACGAGGTGCGCCGTATGCCAGCGCCCCTGATCGATCGAGTCCAGCGCTGTCACCGGCTTATCCCGGGCCACATTCTCGCCGCCGCCGTAGACCTCCAGCTCCGCCAGCGCGAAAACGTAGTCCTCCAGCCGTTTCCACAGCCGCGTGGCGGTCATCCGCACGTAGCGCGCCTTGACGCCGCCGGTTTCCAGCGTAAAGGGCTGGTCCGTCCGCGCGGGATGGTCCTCCGCGGTCTGATCGAGCAGGACGATCGGATCGGTGAAGCCCGGTTCGTCCGCGGCTTCCAGCTTGAAGCGGACCGGAAACCCGAATCCCGGCGTATCGGTGAAGTCCACCGGCCGCGCCGCGATCAGCCGGATGCGATCGATCGCCACCGGCGCGCCCAGGTCGATCTGCACCCATTTCACAGCGTCCGCCTTCGATTCGATGGCGCTGTGGTAGCCGTTGCTCGGGCTCTCCGACTTCTTCAGCGCGTTCAGCCGTTCCTCGATCGGTTTCAGCGCCTCCGCCAGCGCCGCCAGTTCCGGCGATTCCAGCGCGTCAATGCGTTTCCGGTAGGCGGCGTCGGCTTGCTGCAAACGATCCCGTTCTCCAATGATCGCCTGCCGCCGCTGGTGGACCGCCGGGTCCTCGTCATAGATCCGGTCCGCCCGCTCCACCCCCGCGAACACCGCCTGCAAACTGTAGTAGTCCTCCTGGCTGATGGGGTCGAACTTATGGTCGTGGCAGCGCGCGCAGCCCACGGTCAGGCTGTTGATTGCCGCCATGGCCGTGCTCACCATGTCGTCCCGGTCCAGATTCCGCGTGATTGCCTTGTCGATCGTGCCCTCGCGCAATTCCACGTGCCCCACAAAGTCCCACGGCCCCGCCGCGAGAAAGCCCAGCGCCACCGTCGCCTGCGGATCCGCCGGGTAGAGCGCGTCCCCTGCGATTTGCTCGCGGATAAACTGGCCATACGGCTTGTCCGCGTTCAGCGCGTTGATCACGTAGTCCCGGTACGGCCAGGCATGCTCCCGGCGCTTGTCCTTGTCGTAACCGTGTGTGTCCGCGTAGTGCGCCACGTCGAGCCAGTGCCGCGCCCAGCGCTCGCCATAGCGTGGCGACGCCAGCAGTGTATCCACCAGCCGTTCGTACGCGTCCGGCCGCTCGTCGTTCACGAACGCCTCCACCTCCTCGGGGGTGGGAGGGAGGCCCAGGAGATCAAACGAAAGCCGCCGGATCAATGTCCGCCGATCCGCCTCGGGCGCCGGCGAGAGGCCCCGCTCCTCCTGCGCCGCGCGGATGAACCGGTCAATCGGACCGCGCGACCACGTGTCCCCCGCGATTTGAGGAACCGGCGGCGCCCGAAGCGGCTCAAAGGCCCAGTGGCCCGACCACGGCGCGCCCTCCGCAATCCAGCGCGCCAGGGTCTCGATCTCGGCCTTCGTCAGCGGCTTCGGCGCGTCCGGCGGCGGCATTCGATCCTCGGGATCGGCCGCCGTGATGCGCTCGTGGAGCAGGCTCGCTGCCGGATCGCCCGGCGCCACCGCCACCGCCCCCGACTTCAGCGGCTCAAACAGGCCCGCCCGCTCATCCAGGCGCAGGCCCGCCTTGCGCATTTCGCCATCCGGCCCGTGGCAATTGAAACACTTCGCCGCAAGAATCGGCAGCACGTCGCGCGTAAACTCCACCGGCGCAGCGCCGGCGAACGCCAGCGGAGGAAACAGGGCGATGAATATCAGGGACTTTGAGACAATTGGGTACAAGATTGATCTCCCGAGTGGAGCGAACAGGCCCAAAACCAGCATGAGAAGACTATAGCCATCGCCACGCGGTCGGTCAAAACCCGCCCTACTCCATTTCGCCCCGCAATCCAGTCCCGCCACCAGCAAGTCAACCACCACCCTGCACAGCCATCACGCCCCCCAACCACAATCACCCCAAACCAACGCAACGCCGTGCCACGCGATCGCGCCCCAGCGCGTTCGTGTGCCTGGAGCAACACCACCCCGCCTTTCCCGCGCCACCTCACACGCGCGGCGCGCCGCCAACGTCTTACGCTCACAGCCCGCCACCCGCTTGAACGCGCGCCCGCACTCCACTACACTCAAGCTCCATTATTTCGGGCTTTAATGGTTTTCATGTGTTGTCGGGAGATCAGCCATGCAGTGGCGCATAGCGCGGGTACAGTGTTATTTCTGGGTATTCCTTGCAGCCTCGATTATGCTCGCCTTGACCCTCTTCGCCCGCGCCGACATACCCCCCGGCCCCGAACTGCTCGACGCCGAGCACGCCCTCTCCATGGAGTTCGAAACGCCGCATACGAAGTGGGCGAAGCCCTACGCGCAAGGCACGACGCGCGTGCTCTTCTTCGCGCCGTGGTACCAGGGCGGGACCGAATGCCGCGAAATGATCGAGCTGATGCAACGCTTCGATCTGGACGCCGACGCGGTCTACTGCTTCCCGCCCGGCGACCGCCTGGTGGGCGACGGCGATCCGCGCTGGTATGGCGATCCGGAGCTGGCCACGAAACGCCTGCTGCGGCTCCTCGAAACGCCGTACGACGTGATTTTCATGAACCAGATTCCGCTGGCGAAGCTGAACGACACGGCGAAAGCCGCCGTGCTCGCGGCGCTGGAGCGGGGAACCGGGCTGGTGTATGTGGGCAACGAGCGAACTGGCGAGGAAGCAGCTTGGGGCGCGGATGCCTTTACCCCGCAGGACCAGGCGCGAAACCTGCAAGCGGGCCAGTTCCCAACAGATGCGGACCGGCAGTGGATGCCTTCCGGCTTGGCGTATAAGCGGCTCTACAGCTACGGGAAGTCGCGAATCATCCACTTGTTTCCCCGTGAGGCGCTCACGTATGAAGCCGGCTGGGAAGCACGATTCGATTATCGGATGGAGCACCAGGGGCGCGCGCTTCTCTGGGCTGCCGGCAAGCTCCCCCAGGGATTCCTCGGTATCGGGAACAACCCCATCGAAATGCTCCCGCCGGAAATGGCCGAGGCCGCGCGCAAGGCGATGCGGTTTTCTGTCGCGAGCGGCGCCTCCGGAGAGCCCACCAGAACGATAGGTCCCGAAGGCACAGGCGGGCGCTTCAATCCCGACGTGCCATGGGTCCTGCATTGGGGCGGACTGCCGCCCGAGACACGGCTGACGGTGCGTATCCGCGACGGCGTTTCCTATGAACGCGAGATCGTGACGCAGGAGGCGGAAGGCACGGGCCTTCTCCCGTTGGAAATTCCATGGCTCCGCAGTGGTGCGTACTACGTCGAAACGAGCGCGCAAAAGGACGGCCGTGTGCTCACCTGGGCGGGCGCCGATCTGTTCGTGACGACCGGTCGGGAGATCGGCGCGCTCGATCTCGACCGCGACTGGGCCGAAATCGGCGAACGCATCGAGGGCGCCATCCTGGTGGATGACATGCGTGCCGGTGATGCGGTAGTGGTTCGCGTCTATGATGGCGCCAACCGGCTCCTGAGCGAGGCGCCCGCGACGCTGGAAGCGGGGGGCGCGGCAAGATTTTCCGTGGAAGTGCCCGCCTGGTTTCCCATGCTCGTCCGTGTGGAGGCGGTGCTGGCGAACGGCGGATACGAATTCGATACCGCGCACGCCATGGTCCGCATCACCAACCGAAAACGCGATCAGTTCCACTTCGTCCTGTGGAATGCGCACACCACCGATCTCGCCCCCTACGGCGCGCAGGCCATGGCGCGCTACGGCGTCACCTCCGTATTGCAGAACAATCCGCTCCCGGCGCTGTCGGCGGCGAATCTCGCCTTTGTGCCCTATGCCGCAAGTTTCCGCGCGAGCAGCCACTCCCTGCTCGCCATGCTGGACGAGAATGGCGTCTTGAAGTCCGGTTGCGTGCATGACGAGGAAGGCATGGCGAAGTTCGTGGCGGAAACCGTCGCGCGCGCGGACGACGCACGCAAAATGGGAACCTTCGTCTACTCGCTGGGCGACGAAAACGCCGTGCGCGCCGGCTGCCTGAGCGATCATTGCCGCGTGGCGTATCAGAACTACCTCCGCGACGAGGTCTACGGCGGCATCGAGGCGCTGAACGCCTCCTGGGGCACGCGGTTCGCCTCCTTCGACGAAGTCGACGCCGATTCCGCGGGGGATCTGCCCGCCGCGGACGCACCCTCGTGGTTCCGGGAGTTCTACGCGCAACGGCTCGTGAAAAACGAGACCGACGACCACGTAACCAGCGCAAAACAGATTGAGATGGGCGACATCAACGACGAAATGCGCGCGCTGCAACGGGAGAATTTCGCGCGCTGGTACGACCGGCAGGATTTCCAGAACTGGTCCTACGTGCAGTGGTGCAAGCGCTTCGTGAAGGCCTTCAAGGAAATCGACCCGCACGCGCTCACCGGATTTGAGGGCACCGACAGCTTCAGCATCCGCCGCCTGACCACGCGCTCGCGCCAGGGCGGGGATATCGACCTCTTCATGCGCGAGATGGAGTACTTCGGCCCCTACAACGACCCCGCCAGCGAGGTGGTCCGCTCGCTGGCGAAGGGAGCCTTCCCGCGCGGCAACTGGATCGGCTACAGCATGGATCCCGACGTTGAACTCGGCTACTACTGGGGGCAGATCACCAACGGCTTTAACGCGGTTCAATGGTGGCGCCTGGACAACGTGGGCCAGGGCTACCACGGCTTCCTGGCGCCCGACCTGGCGCCCTCCCCGACCTCCCGCGCCCTCATCGAGGACACCCGAATCGTGCGGGAGGGACTCGGCGACCTGCTCATGCGCTACACCATGGAGACGGACGGCGTCGCGATGCTCTACAGCCTGCCATCCACCTATATCGCCCATTTCGACGGCAACCCGTCCTACGGGCTCTACGTGCGCGACCACGAGCGGTGGATTGAGGCGCTCCACAACGCGGGCGTCCAGTTCGACTATGTCACGGACCGCCAGTTGCGCCTCGGCGAGTTTGACGCCTCAAAGTACAAGGTGCTCATTCTGCCACTCGCTTTCGCCATTGGCGACAAGGAAGCCGATGTTATCCGCGCCTTCGTCCAGGGCGGGGGGACGCTCATCGCGGACCTGCGCCCCGGGCTCTACAACGACCGCTGCAAGCCCCGAGAGGAAGGCGCGCTGGACGATCTGTTCGGCGTCAAGCGTACGGGAAAACAGAACGCGGTCGAGCTGGACCGCATGCGCGTGCAGGGCGAATTGAACGGCGCGCCGCTGTACATGGAGTGGGGGAACTGGTACGGGAAAGACATCTACCCCCAGATGCACACCGACCCGGCCGTTGAACTGACCACCGGCGAGGCGCTCGGCTGGAATTTCCCGATCCACTTTCACCACGGCCTGAAGTATCCCGCCGCCGTGGTGAACGATCACGGCGACGGGCGCGCGATCCTCCTGAATTTCGGCGTGTACTATGCGCCGATGGAAGATCTGCTCCCGGGCCTGCTGGCCGTGGGCGGCGTGGAGCCGGCGGTGCGCGTCCGTGCCGCGTCGGGCGAATCCGCGGATCGCGCCGTGGCCCGCCTCCTCGACGAGCAGGAGCAGACGCCCGCCACCGCGCCGGGGAACGAAGAGATGCAGTTGCCTCATCCCCGGGGCCTGGAAGTGACCCGCTGGCGCGACGGAGATGTCGAACTGATCGCCCTGCTGGATGATGTGGACCGAGACGTCACGGTCTCTCTCCCGGCGCCGCGCTTCGTATACGACCTGCGCGCCGGAAAGGCCCTCGGCCACGTCCGGGAATTCAAAGCCGCGCTGCGCAAGGCGCGCGCCAGCTTCTACGCGCTGCTGCCGGAGGAGTCCGCCGCACCCGTGCTGGAATTGCAGGGAAGCGCGGAACAGGATGCGCCGGTCCGAATCGTGATCCAGGCAAATGGCGGCGGCGCCCGGGCGATTCAACTCGCGCTACGCCAGCCGGACGGCGCCACCGCAACGTGGGCCCCCGGACACGTGATCGCCGATGAGGGTAGCGGCGCCGTTGCCCTGCCGTTCGCCCTGAATGACCCTCGGGGCGCGTGGGTCCTGGAGGCGCGGGACCTGTTCAGCGGGCTCGCCAACACCGTCCGCCTGACACGGCCATAGCCACTCGCGACTTTGCAGGCGCCCGGCGAACAGGCCCTCAGCCGAAGTCGCCGCGGAGGTAGGCCTGCGTCTGCGCATCCCGCGCGTCTTGAAACAGTTGCTCGGTGTCCCCGAATTCCACCAGGAACCCGGTGCGGCAGCCGCTGCTCGTGTCCACGTTCAGGAAGCCCGTCTTGTCCGCCACCCGCCGCGCCTGCTGCAGGTTGTGCGTCACGATCACAATCGTATAGCGCCGCTTGAGTTCGCCGATTAGCTCCTCGATGCGCCGCGTGGCGATCGGGTCCAGCGCGGAGCACGGCTCATCCATCAGGAGCACTTCCGGCTCCGTCGCGATCGCCCGCGCGATGCACAGCCGCTGCTGCTGGCCGCCGGAAAGCGAAAGCGCGCTCGTGTGCAGCTTGTCCTTCACCTCGTCCCACAGCGCCGCTCCGCGCAGCGCCATTTCCACCCGTTCCGCGCGGTCGCCGCCGATGCGGTTGATCTTCAGGCCGAACGCGACATTGTTGTAAATGCTCATCGCGAAGGGATTCGGCTGCTGGAAGATCATCCCGATGTGCCGCCGCACCGCGACCGGATCGATCGCCGGTTCGTAGATGTCCCGCCCGAGGAAGCGCACCGTTCCCTCCAGGCGGAATCCGGGAATCAGGTCGTTCATCCGGTTCAGGCAGCGGAGCACCGTGCTCTTGCCGCAGCCCGAAGGCCCGATAAGCGCTGTGACCGCGCCCTTCTCTATCGCCAGGTGCGTGTCGCGCACCGCCAGGAACGTTCCGTAGTACAGGCGGTTGATGGACGCCTCGACCACACGTTCCGCCCGCTCCGTGCGCGCTGTAAGCACGCTGCCGGGCCGTGATTCACGCATGAGTATCATCGTCGTCTTCCTTCCTCTGTCCCAGCACAGCCGCGCTAGTGGCGGTAGCGCCGCGCGATCGCCTGGGCCCCCAGGTTGGCCGCAAGCACGATCAGCACGAGCACCAGGGCCGCCGTCCATGCCAGGTCCACCTGGTTCTGAAACGGCACGCCGGAGAAGTTGTAAATCAGTACCGCAAGCGAGGCCGTCGGCTGCATCAGGTCGGGTTGCCCGCCCGGCGCCAGCCAGTAATTGCTGAACAGCGCAGTGAACAGCAGCGGCGCCGTCTCGCCCGCCGCCCGCGCCACCGCAAGCATCACCCCCGTCAGCACACCGGGCCACGCCGCCGGAAGCAGCACCATCCAGACATACTGGAACTGCGTCGCGCCAAGCCCCGCCGCGGCCTGTTTCATCGAGTTCGGCACAGCGCGCAGCGCCTCCTCCGCCGCCAGCACCACGGTGGGAAGCATCAGAATCGCCAGCGCGATCCCGCCGGCCACCGCCGAATACCCGCCCGTGAACAGCACAAACGCGCCGTAGGTGAACACGCCGGCAAGAATGGCCGGCAGGCCGGAAAGGACCTTCGCCGCGGATCGCGTTGTGCGCGCCAAGCGGCTCTCCGGCGCGATCTCCGCCAGGTAGATCGCCCCCAGGATGCCGGCGGGAACGGCGATCATCGCCGCGAGCCCGGTCATCGCGAGGGTACCCGCGATCGCGTTGCCAATACCGCCGCCCGGCTGCATCGGCGGCGGGGGCAACTGCGTCAGCGCCGCCAGGTCCAGGCGCTGGCTGCCGCGATAAAGCAGCATGATCAGCACCGCCATCAGTGGGGTCAGCGCGGCCGCCGTCAGCAGCGCCGTCAAACCAGTCAGCAGTGCGTTCACCAGCGTGCGTCGGCTCCCCAGCGATCGCTCCAGGCATCGGGTATCGTGCACGGTGATTGCGCTCATGCGCGGCTCCCCTCATAGCGTGTCGCGCGCTGCATGATCGCCGTGCCCATCATGTTGACCAGCAGCGTGATGCAAAGCAGCGCCAGCGCGGCGTACATCAGCGCCGGCAGTTCCGTTGCCCCCGCCTCCGGAAAGCTGTTCGCCAGAAGCGCCGCGAGCGTGTTCGCCGGCGAGAAGAGAGAGAGGCTGATCGCGCTCGCGTTCCCCACCAGCATCGCCAGCGCCATCGTCTCGCCCAGCGCGCGCCCGAACGCCAGCACCACTGCACCGAAAAGGCCCGTGGAGGCGCTCGGCAGCACCACATGCAGCAGCGTTTCCCAGCGCGTCGCGCCGAGGCCCAGCGACGCCTCGCGCACCCGACGCGGAACGGCGTGCAGCGCGTCGGTTGCGATGGCCGCGATGGTCGGCAGAATCATAATGGACAGCACGATAGCGGCCGGCAGGATGCCCGGGCCGCTCAGCGGCGTCCCAAAGAACGGAATGCCCCCGATCGCTTCGTGGATCGCATTGCAGGCGGGGCGGATGGCCGGAATAACCACAAAGATGCCCCACAGGCCATACACCACGCTGGGGATCGCCGCAAGCAGCTGGATAAGCGTCCGCAGCACATGCTCCGCGCGCGCCGGAAGGCCCGACCAGAGCCCGTTGTCCCGCGCCCCGAATCGCACGAGCAGAGCCGTGAGCGTGGTCGCGAGATAGCCCTCGGTGATGAAGATCGCCACCGCGATGCCCGAAACCGACGCCAGCCCGAGCGCGAGCAGGGAACTGTACAGCGTGCCCCAGATCTCCGGAAGGATGCCGTAGGTGTTCGTGTTCGCGTCCCACTCACGACCCAGCAGGAAGCCCAAACCGTGTTGGCGTATGGCCGGATATGCCTCGGCGCCAATCGTGAGCGCGATGGCGATAACGAGCAGCAAAAGCGCGCACGCGGCCGAACGGCTGGCGGCGCGAAGCAGGGTGTTCGCCGTACGTTGCCCCCGTGTTGGCGGTTTGGACAGGCTCATGATCGCCTCAATGAATCTCGGCGGCGGCCGCCCGGACCCGCGCGATGATCTCCGCGGGAAGCGGAAGATACCCCAGCGCTTCGCTGTCGGCCTGTCCCGCCTCCAGGCAGAAATTCACCAGTTCGCGGAAGATCGCGGCCTTCGAGGCGTCGCCGTAGGTGCGATACCCGATAAGCCAGGTGTACGACACGATCGGGTAGCTGTCCGCGCCTTCCGGATCCGGGATCCAGCCCACCAGGTTGTCTGGCAGCGCCGCGCTCGTCAATGCCGCCTGGCCCGAAGCCGGAGTCGGCGCGACATAGGCCCCGGACCGGTTCTCCAGCAGCGCCATCGGAAGTTTCTGGCCCGAAGCGTACCCGTATTCCACGTAGCCAATGGACCCCGGCGTCGTCATCAGACTCGCGGTCACCCCTTCATTGCCCTTCGCCCGCGTGCCCACCGGCCAGTTCGGCGATTTGCTCGTCCCCGGGCCCGCCGCGAATTCAGAACTGATCGCGCTCAGGTGTTGCGTGAACACGTACGATGTCCCGCTGCTGTCCGCCCGCACCACCACGTTGATAGGAGCATCAGGCAGCGCCACGCCGGGGTTCGTCGCCACGATGGCCGGATCGTTCCAGCGCGTGATGGCGCCCAGGAAGATACCCGAATAGGCCGCCCGCGAAAGACGCAGCCCGGCGACCCCTTCCACGTTGTACGCCAGCACGATCTTCCCGGCCGTCATGGGAAGCAGCACGACCCCATCGGGTACCTGCGCCAGCTCCTCGTCGGTCATCGCGGCGTCGCTCGCCGCAAAATCCACGGTCCGGTCGATCAGGCTCTTGACGCCACTCCCGCTGCCAACGGACTGGTAGTCCACCTGAACGCCGTCCCGAAGGTCCGAAAAATCCCGGAACCACTTCATGTACAGCGGCGCGGGAAAACTTGCCCCCGCGCCCTGAAGGCGGGTGAGAGAAGCCCCGGAGCCGCCGGTGGGCCCCGCCGAGCAAGCGTGCAAAAAGGCGACCAGGCAGAGCAGGCCGAAAGCGGCATGGATACCGCGCAGTAACATCTTGAAACTCCAGGAATTGCAGCCGTGGACAGGGGGCCTGGAGTGGCCCGCTATCCAATGAAATTCTACGACAACATCCTGCGGGAAGTGCGTGGATCCGGTTAGATTTCTGTTAGCTCCAGGGCCCTGCCTGGACGGGAAAAACCACGAAAACGTGCAACACTTCTACGGAATGAAGTTGGATTGATTTCTCGAGGACACAAACCCGCGCAACAACGGGAGTGCGGACCAATGGGAGCGCGGGCGGCCCGCCCGCATCGCGCCGCGAGGCGCCAGGATCGCGGACATTCCGCGGCAAAACAAGCCACAAGACCCAAAGCGCCCTTCCCCCTTCACTCTTCACCACCCGAAACTCGTTCCCACGGTCCCCCGTGGGAATGCATGCCGTTCCGCTCAGCGGAACAATCCCCACACAAGAATCCGTAAACCCGTTCCGCAAAAAAGTAGGATAGC includes:
- a CDS encoding GxxExxY protein, whose product is MEFDQLSSRVIGCGIEVHKELGPGLLESTYKFCFSHELSLQGIPHRIEDPVTVYYKGIEVECGYRIDILVDDTLVVELKSVSELLPIHEAQLLTYMRLAKKPVGLLMNFNEIRLKDGIKRMVL
- a CDS encoding DUF1549 domain-containing protein yields the protein MLVLGLFAPLGRSILYPIVSKSLIFIALFPPLAFAGAAPVEFTRDVLPILAAKCFNCHGPDGEMRKAGLRLDERAGLFEPLKSGAVAVAPGDPAASLLHERITAADPEDRMPPPDAPKPLTKAEIETLARWIAEGAPWSGHWAFEPLRAPPVPQIAGDTWSRGPIDRFIRAAQEERGLSPAPEADRRTLIRRLSFDLLGLPPTPEEVEAFVNDERPDAYERLVDTLLASPRYGERWARHWLDVAHYADTHGYDKDKRREHAWPYRDYVINALNADKPYGQFIREQIAGDALYPADPQATVALGFLAAGPWDFVGHVELREGTIDKAITRNLDRDDMVSTAMAAINSLTVGCARCHDHKFDPISQEDYYSLQAVFAGVERADRIYDEDPAVHQRRQAIIGERDRLQQADAAYRKRIDALESPELAALAEALKPIEERLNALKKSESPSNGYHSAIESKADAVKWVQIDLGAPVAIDRIRLIAARPVDFTDTPGFGFPVRFKLEAADEPGFTDPIVLLDQTAEDHPARTDQPFTLETGGVKARYVRMTATRLWKRLEDYVFALAELEVYGGGENVARDKPVTALDSIDQGRWHTAHLVDGYDSHRRIGELTEGDPRGDAIAGLERAAAALREESEALRLAMLPEGDRAAYLENRTALAEVNAAWDALPEPRRVYAAANRFPRQGNFTAPDGMRDIHLLLRGSEKTPGPLVGPGAVGCLPGLESRFELPEGHDESERRAALAKWLTREENALTWRSIVNRVWHYHFGQGIVATPNDFGRMGAPPTHPELLDWLARGFLENGQSLKWLHREIVTSATYRQTSGHNPAFATIDGSNQYLWRMNRRQLEAEALRDAILAASGALDLTMGGPGVDFFVFEDDHSPRYKYAEYDPADPAGYRRSIYRFVVRSVPDPFMTSMDCADPSQSVPVRNETLTAIQALALLNNAAIVRQAAIFADRLAADADTVPAQLGRAFQLALNRAPSDSELEVLSPYAEEHGLAAACRVILNSNEFMFVD
- a CDS encoding beta-galactosidase trimerization domain-containing protein, with the translated sequence MQWRIARVQCYFWVFLAASIMLALTLFARADIPPGPELLDAEHALSMEFETPHTKWAKPYAQGTTRVLFFAPWYQGGTECREMIELMQRFDLDADAVYCFPPGDRLVGDGDPRWYGDPELATKRLLRLLETPYDVIFMNQIPLAKLNDTAKAAVLAALERGTGLVYVGNERTGEEAAWGADAFTPQDQARNLQAGQFPTDADRQWMPSGLAYKRLYSYGKSRIIHLFPREALTYEAGWEARFDYRMEHQGRALLWAAGKLPQGFLGIGNNPIEMLPPEMAEAARKAMRFSVASGASGEPTRTIGPEGTGGRFNPDVPWVLHWGGLPPETRLTVRIRDGVSYEREIVTQEAEGTGLLPLEIPWLRSGAYYVETSAQKDGRVLTWAGADLFVTTGREIGALDLDRDWAEIGERIEGAILVDDMRAGDAVVVRVYDGANRLLSEAPATLEAGGAARFSVEVPAWFPMLVRVEAVLANGGYEFDTAHAMVRITNRKRDQFHFVLWNAHTTDLAPYGAQAMARYGVTSVLQNNPLPALSAANLAFVPYAASFRASSHSLLAMLDENGVLKSGCVHDEEGMAKFVAETVARADDARKMGTFVYSLGDENAVRAGCLSDHCRVAYQNYLRDEVYGGIEALNASWGTRFASFDEVDADSAGDLPAADAPSWFREFYAQRLVKNETDDHVTSAKQIEMGDINDEMRALQRENFARWYDRQDFQNWSYVQWCKRFVKAFKEIDPHALTGFEGTDSFSIRRLTTRSRQGGDIDLFMREMEYFGPYNDPASEVVRSLAKGAFPRGNWIGYSMDPDVELGYYWGQITNGFNAVQWWRLDNVGQGYHGFLAPDLAPSPTSRALIEDTRIVREGLGDLLMRYTMETDGVAMLYSLPSTYIAHFDGNPSYGLYVRDHERWIEALHNAGVQFDYVTDRQLRLGEFDASKYKVLILPLAFAIGDKEADVIRAFVQGGGTLIADLRPGLYNDRCKPREEGALDDLFGVKRTGKQNAVELDRMRVQGELNGAPLYMEWGNWYGKDIYPQMHTDPAVELTTGEALGWNFPIHFHHGLKYPAAVVNDHGDGRAILLNFGVYYAPMEDLLPGLLAVGGVEPAVRVRAASGESADRAVARLLDEQEQTPATAPGNEEMQLPHPRGLEVTRWRDGDVELIALLDDVDRDVTVSLPAPRFVYDLRAGKALGHVREFKAALRKARASFYALLPEESAAPVLELQGSAEQDAPVRIVIQANGGGARAIQLALRQPDGATATWAPGHVIADEGSGAVALPFALNDPRGAWVLEARDLFSGLANTVRLTRP
- the pstB gene encoding phosphate ABC transporter ATP-binding protein; this translates as MILMRESRPGSVLTARTERAERVVEASINRLYYGTFLAVRDTHLAIEKGAVTALIGPSGCGKSTVLRCLNRMNDLIPGFRLEGTVRFLGRDIYEPAIDPVAVRRHIGMIFQQPNPFAMSIYNNVAFGLKINRIGGDRAERVEMALRGAALWDEVKDKLHTSALSLSGGQQQRLCIARAIATEPEVLLMDEPCSALDPIATRRIEELIGELKRRYTIVIVTHNLQQARRVADKTGFLNVDTSSGCRTGFLVEFGDTEQLFQDARDAQTQAYLRGDFG
- the pstA gene encoding phosphate ABC transporter permease PstA; this encodes MSAITVHDTRCLERSLGSRRTLVNALLTGLTALLTAAALTPLMAVLIMLLYRGSQRLDLAALTQLPPPPMQPGGGIGNAIAGTLAMTGLAAMIAVPAGILGAIYLAEIAPESRLARTTRSAAKVLSGLPAILAGVFTYGAFVLFTGGYSAVAGGIALAILMLPTVVLAAEEALRAVPNSMKQAAAGLGATQFQYVWMVLLPAAWPGVLTGVMLAVARAAGETAPLLFTALFSNYWLAPGGQPDLMQPTASLAVLIYNFSGVPFQNQVDLAWTAALVLVLIVLAANLGAQAIARRYRH